In a single window of the Salmo trutta chromosome 23, fSalTru1.1, whole genome shotgun sequence genome:
- the spout1 gene encoding putative methyltransferase C9orf114 homolog, with the protein MTDSVASKKPKLSFSQGEERVDWKKWKAERKEIKKQIKESKLIQQLDKQKQEVEEKTEAALQQSRRESRSGRSYTVSVALPGSVLDNAQSTELRTYLAGQIARACVVFCVDEIIVFDEQDEDVKTVEGEFNGVGKKGQACIQLARILQFLECPQYLRKSFFPMHKDLQYAGLLNPLDSPHHMRKDDECEYREGVVLDRPSKPGKGSLVNCGMWKEVQIDKQLQSGLRVTVHMNKIQNKDGRLHKGVVVAPHKPRTEGGLYWGYSVRLASSLSNVFTECPHKEGYDLTIGTSEKGVDVDTTSLSPFKHMLVVFGGLQGLEASVDADQNLEVTDPGVLFDLYLNTCPNQGSRTIRTEEAILISMSSLRQKITAAFPDKSNGS; encoded by the exons ATGACGGACAGCGTTGCATCGAAAAAGCCTAAATTATCCTTTTCTCAG GGCGAGGAGAGAGTAGATTGGAAGAAATGGAAAGCGGAAC GAAAAGAGATCAAGAAGCAAATCAAAGAATCCAAGCTGATTCAACAACTTGACAAGCAGAAGcaagaggtggaggagaagactgaggcagCACTGCAGCAGAGTCGGAGGGAAAGCCGATCAG GACGGTCGTACACAGTGAGCGTGGCCTTGCCTGGTTCTGTCCTGGACAATGCCCAGTCAACAGAACTCCGCACGTACCTGGCTGGACAGATAGCCAGAGCCTGCGTCGTGTTCTGTGTCGACGAGATCATCGTATTTGACGAACAAGATGAGGACGTCAA GACTGTTGAGGGAGAATTCAATGGTGTCGGCAAGAAGGGTCAAGCCTGCATTCAACTGGCTAGAATCCTCCAGTTCTTGGAATGCCCACA GTACCTGCGCAAATCATTCTTCCCAATGCATAAAGATTTACAGTATGCCG GCTTGCTCAACCCTCTGGACAGCCCTCACCACATGAGGAAGGATGATGAGTGTGAGTACCGGGAGGGAGTGGTCCTCGATCGGCCTAGCAAACCAGGAAAAGGCTCCTTGGTCAACTGTGGAATGTGGAAG GAGGTGCAGATAGATAAGCAGCTACAGTCTGGTCTCAGAGTCACTGTCCACATGAACAAGATCCAGAATAAAG aTGGTAGACTACACAAAGGGGTGGTGGTGGCGCCTCACAAGCCGCGAACAGAGGGAGGTCTGTACTGGGGCTACAGTGTTCGCCTGGCCTCAAGTCTAA GTAATGTGTTCACTGAGTGTCCACATAAAGAGGGCTATGATCTGACCATTGGAACATCTGAGAAAGGCGTAGATGTTGACACAACTTCTCTTTCTCCATTCAA GCACATGTTGGTTGTGTTTGGTGGTCTGCAGGGCTTGGAGGCCAGTGTGGACGCTGATCAGAACCTGGAGGTGACAGACCCCGGTGTCCTGTTTGACCTGTACCTCAACACCTGCCCCAACCAGGGCAGCAGGACCATCCGCACAGAG GAGGCCATCCTGATCTCCATGTCCAGCCTGAGGCAGAAAATCACAGCCGCATTTCCAGACAAGTCCAACGGTTCATAA
- the kyat1 gene encoding kynurenine--oxoglutarate transaminase 1 isoform X1 — protein MLRRVAANVAVNSWKGNIFELDHKLIMARQLHARRIEGIDKNIWVEFTQLAADYKVVNLGQGFPDFSPPSYIQEAFCKAVNGGCSMHQYTHAFGHPPLVSILAKFFGRVVGHEIDAFEDILVTVGAYQALFCTFQALVDEDDEVIIIEPFFDCYQPMVKMAGGKGVYVPLRPRVEGGKALTSADWVLSSEELASKFNPRTKAIVINTPNNPLGKVYKREELQVIADLCIKHDVVCISDEVYEWLTYDGAKHVKIASLPGMWERTVTIGSGGKSFSATGWKVGWAIGAGPIVKHLKTVHQNSVYHCATAAQEAVAQGFQREYELFGTPESYFLQLPEMLNHKRKKLATCLESVGLQPILPEGGYFMIADISSLKVDLNDPSTQGEPHDYRFVKWLIKEKGLATIPVSAFYSPEHRKDFQNYIRFCFVKEDSTLNAAEDILRKWSDRK, from the exons ATGCTAAGAAGAGTAGCGGCAAATGTGGCTGTGAATAGTTGGAAAGGAAACATTTTTGAACTTGATCATAAG TTAATCATGGCACGCCAGCTACATGCTCGCAGAATCGAGGGAATTGACAAAAATATATG GGTTGAGTTTACGCAGCTGGCTGCTGACTACAAGGTGGTGAATCTAGGCCAGGGCTTTCCTGACTTCTCCCCACCAAGCTACATCCAAGAGGCCTTCTGCAAAGCAGTCAACGGAGGATGTTCAATGCATCAGTACACACACGCTTTC GGCCATCCCCCTCTTGTGTCGATCCTGGCTAAGTTCTTTGGTAGAGTCGTGGGACATGAGATTGACGCTTTCGAGGACATCCTGGTCACTGTCGGAGCCTACCAGGCTCTCTTCTGCACCTTTCAAGCCCTGGTCGATGAAGACGATGAG GTCATCATTATTGAGCCTTTTTTCGACTGCTATCAGCCAATGGTGAAGATGGCAGGAGGAAAAGGTGTCTATGTGCCACTGAGGCCA AGAGTGGAGGGGGGCAAGGCCCTGACTAGTGCAGACTGGGTCCTATCTTCTGAGGAGTTGGCCAGTAAATTCAACCCACGCACCAAAGCCATCGTCATCAACACTCCCAACAATCCATTAGGCAAG GTGTATAAGAGGGAGGAGCTCCAAGTGATTGCAGACCTGTGTATAAAGCACGATGTGGTGTGTATCAGTGACGAGGTGTACGAGTGGCTGACTTATGACGGTGCCAAGCACGTGAAGATAG CCAGTCTTCCTGGGATGTGGGAGCGGACTGTCACGATAGGAAGCGGAGGAAAGAGCTTCAGTGCTACAGGGTGGAAG GTTGGCTGGGCTATTGGAGCAGGGCCCATTGTAAAGCACCTGAAGACCGTCCATCAGAACTCTGTGTACCACTGTGCCACTGCCGCTCAG GAGGCGGTGGCCCAAGGTTTCCAGAGAGAGTACGAGCTCTTTGGGACGCCAGAGAGTTACTTCCTGCAGCTGCCTGAGATGCTGAATCACAAGAGGAAGAAACTGGCCACCTGTCTGGAGAGTGTTGGCCTGCAGCCCATTCTGCCCGAGGGAGGCTACTTCATGATAGCAGACATCTCCTCTCTCA AGGTTGACTTGAATGATCCAAGCACTCAGGGTGAACCTCATGACTACAGATTTGTCAAGTGGCTCATTAAAGAGAAG GGTTTGGCCACTATCCCTGTCTCGGCTTTCTACAGCCCTGAGCACCGCAAGGACTTCCAAAACTACATTCGGTTCTGCTTCGTCAAGGAGGACTCGACATTGAACGCTGCCGAGGATATCCTCAGAAAGTGGAGTGACAGAAAATGA
- the kyat1 gene encoding kynurenine--oxoglutarate transaminase 1 isoform X2, which translates to MARQLHARRIEGIDKNIWVEFTQLAADYKVVNLGQGFPDFSPPSYIQEAFCKAVNGGCSMHQYTHAFGHPPLVSILAKFFGRVVGHEIDAFEDILVTVGAYQALFCTFQALVDEDDEVIIIEPFFDCYQPMVKMAGGKGVYVPLRPRVEGGKALTSADWVLSSEELASKFNPRTKAIVINTPNNPLGKVYKREELQVIADLCIKHDVVCISDEVYEWLTYDGAKHVKIASLPGMWERTVTIGSGGKSFSATGWKVGWAIGAGPIVKHLKTVHQNSVYHCATAAQEAVAQGFQREYELFGTPESYFLQLPEMLNHKRKKLATCLESVGLQPILPEGGYFMIADISSLKVDLNDPSTQGEPHDYRFVKWLIKEKGLATIPVSAFYSPEHRKDFQNYIRFCFVKEDSTLNAAEDILRKWSDRK; encoded by the exons ATGGCACGCCAGCTACATGCTCGCAGAATCGAGGGAATTGACAAAAATATATG GGTTGAGTTTACGCAGCTGGCTGCTGACTACAAGGTGGTGAATCTAGGCCAGGGCTTTCCTGACTTCTCCCCACCAAGCTACATCCAAGAGGCCTTCTGCAAAGCAGTCAACGGAGGATGTTCAATGCATCAGTACACACACGCTTTC GGCCATCCCCCTCTTGTGTCGATCCTGGCTAAGTTCTTTGGTAGAGTCGTGGGACATGAGATTGACGCTTTCGAGGACATCCTGGTCACTGTCGGAGCCTACCAGGCTCTCTTCTGCACCTTTCAAGCCCTGGTCGATGAAGACGATGAG GTCATCATTATTGAGCCTTTTTTCGACTGCTATCAGCCAATGGTGAAGATGGCAGGAGGAAAAGGTGTCTATGTGCCACTGAGGCCA AGAGTGGAGGGGGGCAAGGCCCTGACTAGTGCAGACTGGGTCCTATCTTCTGAGGAGTTGGCCAGTAAATTCAACCCACGCACCAAAGCCATCGTCATCAACACTCCCAACAATCCATTAGGCAAG GTGTATAAGAGGGAGGAGCTCCAAGTGATTGCAGACCTGTGTATAAAGCACGATGTGGTGTGTATCAGTGACGAGGTGTACGAGTGGCTGACTTATGACGGTGCCAAGCACGTGAAGATAG CCAGTCTTCCTGGGATGTGGGAGCGGACTGTCACGATAGGAAGCGGAGGAAAGAGCTTCAGTGCTACAGGGTGGAAG GTTGGCTGGGCTATTGGAGCAGGGCCCATTGTAAAGCACCTGAAGACCGTCCATCAGAACTCTGTGTACCACTGTGCCACTGCCGCTCAG GAGGCGGTGGCCCAAGGTTTCCAGAGAGAGTACGAGCTCTTTGGGACGCCAGAGAGTTACTTCCTGCAGCTGCCTGAGATGCTGAATCACAAGAGGAAGAAACTGGCCACCTGTCTGGAGAGTGTTGGCCTGCAGCCCATTCTGCCCGAGGGAGGCTACTTCATGATAGCAGACATCTCCTCTCTCA AGGTTGACTTGAATGATCCAAGCACTCAGGGTGAACCTCATGACTACAGATTTGTCAAGTGGCTCATTAAAGAGAAG GGTTTGGCCACTATCCCTGTCTCGGCTTTCTACAGCCCTGAGCACCGCAAGGACTTCCAAAACTACATTCGGTTCTGCTTCGTCAAGGAGGACTCGACATTGAACGCTGCCGAGGATATCCTCAGAAAGTGGAGTGACAGAAAATGA
- the surf1 gene encoding surfeit locus protein 1 translates to MGSLTFMFACSAKTLKMIKKNSHAIYFKRTLLLPRQPLFKQSEGKCINFGRLSSSTAARAAKGEDSFLKWLLLLIPVTTFGLGTWQVRRREWKMKLIAELRSLTSVEPIPLPIDPLELNNLEYRRVKVRGHYDHSQEMYILPRSPVDPEKEAREAGQLSSSGDTGANVVTPFNCSDLGITILVNRGYVPRKKIKPETRMKGQVDDEVDLVGVVRLTEIRKPFVPQNDVEHNRWHYRDLETMARVTGAEQIFIDADLASTIPGGPIGGQTRVTLRNEHMQYIMTWYGLCAATSYMWYAKFIKRIV, encoded by the exons ATGGGCAGTTTAACATTTATGTTCGCGTGCTCTGCTAAGACCTTGAAGATGATAAAAAAGAAC TCACATGCAATTTATTTCAAGAGGACTCTCTTATTGCCACGACAGCCTCTCTTCAAACAATCAGAAG GCAAGTGTATCAACTTTGGTCGACTGTCAAGCTCCACAGCTGCCAGGGCAGCGAAGGGAGAGGACTCCTTCCTCAAATGGCTCTTGCTTCTGATTCCTGTCACCACATTTGGTCTTGGGACATGGCAG GTGAGACGTCGGGAATGGAAAATGAAGTTGATTGCAGAACTGAGAAGTCTTACCTCCGTGGAACCCATCCCTCTTCCCATTGA TCCTCTGGAGTTGAACAATCTGGAGTACAGGAGAGTAAAGGTGCGTGGGCACTATGACCACTCCCAGGAGATGTACATCTTACCACGCTCGCCTGTCGACCCAGAGAAGGAGGCAAGGGAGGCAGGCCAGCTGTCATCCAGTGGAGATACTGGAGCCAATGTCGTCACCCCGTTCAACTGCAGTGACCTAGg GATCACGATCCTTGTAAACAGAGGATATGTTCCTAGGAAGAAGATCAAACCAGAAACCAGGATGAAGGGACAG GTGGATGATGAGGTTGACCTGGTAGGTGTGGTGAGGCTGACAGAGATCCGTAAACCCTTTGTGCCACAAAACGACGTGGAGCACAACCGCTGGCACTACCGCGACCTGGAGACAATGGCTAGAGTCACAGGGGCCGAGCAGATCTTCATCGATGCTGACCTGG CCAGCACAATTCCGGGTGGACCTATAGGAGGACAGACCCGAGTCACCCTCAGGAATGAACATATGCAGTACATTATGACGTG gTATGGCCTCTGTGCAGCAACCTCTTACATGTGGTATGCCAAGTTCATCAAAAGGATTGTGTAA
- the rpl7a gene encoding large ribosomal subunit protein eL8, producing the protein QPKGKKSKGKKVAPAPSVAKKHEAKKVVNPLFEKRPKNYGIGQDIQPKRDLTRFVKWPRYIRLQRQRSILYKRLKVPPAINQFTQALDRQTATQLFKLAHKYRPETKQEKKQRLLARAEQKAAGKGDTPTKRPPVLRAGVNTVTTLVESKKAQLVVIAHDVDPIELVVFLPALCRKMGVPYCIVKGKARLGRLVHRKTCTSVAFTQTNPEDKGSLAKLVEAIKTNYNDRYEEIRRHWGGGIMGPKSTARIAKLEKAKAKELATKLG; encoded by the exons CAGCCTAAAGGCAAGAAGTCTAAGGGGAAGAAGGTGGCACCAGCCCCTTCTGTGGCCAAAAAGCATGAGGCCAAGAAAGTGGTCAACCCCCTGTTTGAGAAGAGGCCAAAGAACTATGGCATTG GTCAGGACATCCAGCCAAAGCGTGATTTGACACGCTTTGTGAAATGGCCCCGCTACATCCGCCTGCAGAGGCAGCGCTCCATCCTGTACAAGCGTCTGAAGGTCCCCCCAGCGATCAACCAGTTCACCCAGGCACTAGACCGCCAGACTG CCACACAGCTGTTCAAGCTGGCCCACAAGTACAGGCCGGAGACCAAGCAGGAGAAGAAGCAGAGGCTGCTGGCTCGTGCTGAACAGAAGGCCGCTGGAAAGGGAGACACCCCAACAAAGAGGCCACCTGTTCTCCGTGCAG GTGTGAACACCGTCACCACTCTGGTGGAAAGCAAAAAGGCCCAGCTGGTGGTCATTGCCCACGATGTGGACCCTATTGAG CTGGTGGTCTTCCTGCCTGCTCTGTGTCGCAAGATGGGCGTCCCTTACTGCATTGTCAAGGGCAAggccaggctgggaagactggtGCACAGAAAGACCTGTACCTCAGTTGCCTTCACACAGACAAACCC TGAAGACAAAGGTTCCCTTGCCAAGCTGGTGGAAGCCATCAAGACTAACTACAATGACCGATATGAGGAG ATCCGTCGTCACTGGGGAGGTGGTATCATGGGTCCAAAGTCCACAGCCCGTATTGCCAAGCTGGAGAAGGCTAAGGCCAAGGAACTGGCCACCAAGCTCGGATAA
- the kyat1 gene encoding kynurenine--oxoglutarate transaminase 1 isoform X3 — protein MVKMAGGKGVYVPLRPRVEGGKALTSADWVLSSEELASKFNPRTKAIVINTPNNPLGKVYKREELQVIADLCIKHDVVCISDEVYEWLTYDGAKHVKIASLPGMWERTVTIGSGGKSFSATGWKVGWAIGAGPIVKHLKTVHQNSVYHCATAAQEAVAQGFQREYELFGTPESYFLQLPEMLNHKRKKLATCLESVGLQPILPEGGYFMIADISSLKVDLNDPSTQGEPHDYRFVKWLIKEKGLATIPVSAFYSPEHRKDFQNYIRFCFVKEDSTLNAAEDILRKWSDRK, from the exons ATGGTGAAGATGGCAGGAGGAAAAGGTGTCTATGTGCCACTGAGGCCA AGAGTGGAGGGGGGCAAGGCCCTGACTAGTGCAGACTGGGTCCTATCTTCTGAGGAGTTGGCCAGTAAATTCAACCCACGCACCAAAGCCATCGTCATCAACACTCCCAACAATCCATTAGGCAAG GTGTATAAGAGGGAGGAGCTCCAAGTGATTGCAGACCTGTGTATAAAGCACGATGTGGTGTGTATCAGTGACGAGGTGTACGAGTGGCTGACTTATGACGGTGCCAAGCACGTGAAGATAG CCAGTCTTCCTGGGATGTGGGAGCGGACTGTCACGATAGGAAGCGGAGGAAAGAGCTTCAGTGCTACAGGGTGGAAG GTTGGCTGGGCTATTGGAGCAGGGCCCATTGTAAAGCACCTGAAGACCGTCCATCAGAACTCTGTGTACCACTGTGCCACTGCCGCTCAG GAGGCGGTGGCCCAAGGTTTCCAGAGAGAGTACGAGCTCTTTGGGACGCCAGAGAGTTACTTCCTGCAGCTGCCTGAGATGCTGAATCACAAGAGGAAGAAACTGGCCACCTGTCTGGAGAGTGTTGGCCTGCAGCCCATTCTGCCCGAGGGAGGCTACTTCATGATAGCAGACATCTCCTCTCTCA AGGTTGACTTGAATGATCCAAGCACTCAGGGTGAACCTCATGACTACAGATTTGTCAAGTGGCTCATTAAAGAGAAG GGTTTGGCCACTATCCCTGTCTCGGCTTTCTACAGCCCTGAGCACCGCAAGGACTTCCAAAACTACATTCGGTTCTGCTTCGTCAAGGAGGACTCGACATTGAACGCTGCCGAGGATATCCTCAGAAAGTGGAGTGACAGAAAATGA
- the med22 gene encoding mediator of RNA polymerase II transcription subunit 22 isoform X1 has product MANQRALPQSKESLLQNYNKRLKDDIRSILDNLTEIIKTAKVEDETQVSRATQAEQDHYEMHVRAANIVRAGESLMKLVSDLKQFLILNDFPSVNEAISLQNQQLRSLQEECDKKLTSLRDEIAIDLYELEEEYYSSSYGQWDSTDLPLCEAYWRWDSWASPDGGATSGSAQGVEEDTDGPASQETTPKHHLNGHGTTAAADKP; this is encoded by the exons ATGGCCAATCAAAGAGCGCTCCCTCAAAGCAAGGAGAGTCTTCTTCAGAACTACAACAAAAGACTGAAGGATGATATCAGGTCCATTCTAGATAACCTCACGGAAATCATAAAAACCGCAAAG GTAGAGGACGAGACGCAAGTCTCTCGGGCTACACAGGCTGAGCAGGACCACTATGAGATGCACGTCAGAGCAGCCAACATT GTGCGTGCGGGCGAGTCCCTGATGAAGCTCGTGTCGGACCTGAAACAGTTCCTGATCCTCAACGACTTCCCATCAGTAAACGAGGCCATCAGCCTGCAGAACCAGCAGCTGCGCTCGCTGCAGGAGGAATGTGACAAGAAGCTCACCTCACTCCGTGACGAGATCGCCATCGACCTGTACGAGCTAGAGGAAGAATATTACTCCTCCAG CTACGGTCAGTGGGACAGTACCGACCTGCCCCTGTGTGAGGCCTACTGGCGTTGGGACAGTTGGGCGTCCCCGGACGGGGGCGCCACCTCCGGGTCAGCCCAGGGGGTCGAGGAGGACACAGACGGACCTGCTTCCCAGGAGACCACCCCCAAACACCACCTCAACGGACACGGGACCACCGCCGCTGCAGACAAGCCCTAA
- the med22 gene encoding mediator of RNA polymerase II transcription subunit 22 isoform X2 — MANQRALPQSKESLLQNYNKRLKDDIRSILDNLTEIIKTAKVEDETQVSRATQAEQDHYEMHVRAANIVRAGESLMKLVSDLKQFLILNDFPSVNEAISLQNQQLRSLQEECDKKLTSLRDEIAIDLYELEEEYYSSRYK, encoded by the exons ATGGCCAATCAAAGAGCGCTCCCTCAAAGCAAGGAGAGTCTTCTTCAGAACTACAACAAAAGACTGAAGGATGATATCAGGTCCATTCTAGATAACCTCACGGAAATCATAAAAACCGCAAAG GTAGAGGACGAGACGCAAGTCTCTCGGGCTACACAGGCTGAGCAGGACCACTATGAGATGCACGTCAGAGCAGCCAACATT GTGCGTGCGGGCGAGTCCCTGATGAAGCTCGTGTCGGACCTGAAACAGTTCCTGATCCTCAACGACTTCCCATCAGTAAACGAGGCCATCAGCCTGCAGAACCAGCAGCTGCGCTCGCTGCAGGAGGAATGTGACAAGAAGCTCACCTCACTCCGTGACGAGATCGCCATCGACCTGTACGAGCTAGAGGAAGAATATTACTCCTCCAGGTACAAGTAG
- the surf6 gene encoding surfeit locus protein 6: MASLASKDSYLQKLASKVCAQQQEPRNRPFVPFQGGRVPGPPKKRNKTNHKQISANSNVGKHQKLPLKPNKKLVITPAQRAPGVAEQKVSKATVPNGVVVETKQKPKGGKPGTNFSTVDILRQRLHEKIEESRGQGTPKDPSSEEVQKKREKRKQERERKKRKRKEFLIKKLAEKAGLEYEPEIKREEAPPPPTAPAAGKRDETAIVFNKVELGDGGFLDKEQKKKEKKNRIKGGLTPLVGKNYKQLLGRVEVRKAKLEELREKDEGKAKLQEEKMKWTNVLYKAEGLKIKDDEDLLRASLKRKEKMRSQRKKKWTERSETVVEKMQRRQDKRRRNIQKNNKGKVEKKKDRARKRGRVLPEDLKKAQV; encoded by the exons ATGGCAAGTCTTGCTTCAAAGGACTCATACCTTCAGAAATTGGCGAGTAAAGTATGTGCTCAACAGCAAGAACCAAGGAATAGGCCATTTG TCCCTTTTCAAGGTGGACGTGTGCCTGGCCCTCCAAAGAAGAGGAACAAAACCAATCACAAACAGATAAGTGCAAACAGCAACGTAGGGAAACACCAGAAGTTACCTTTGAAGCCTAACAAGAAGCTTGTCATCACCCCAGCACAGAGAGCACCTGGTGTAGCAGAACAGAAGGTCTCAAAAGCGACAGTTCCAAATGGTGTGGTGGTTGAGACTAAACAGAAGCCCAAAG GTGGAAAGCCAGGTACTAATTTCTCCACGGTAGATATTCTACGGCAGAGACTTCATGAGAAGATTGAGGAGTCTCGTGGGCAG GGAACCCCTAAGGACCCATCCTCTGAGGAGGTGCAGAAGAAGCGAGAGAAGAGAAAGCAGGAGAGGGAGCGCAAGAAGAGGAAGCGTAAAGAGTTCCTCATTAAGAAGCTCGCTGAGAAAGCTGGCTTAGAGTATGAGCCTGAAATCAAAAGGGAAGaggcccctcctcctcccaccgcACCAGCTGCGGGCAAGCGGGATGAGACCGCCATCGTCTTCAACAAGGTGGAGCTGGGCGATGGTGGGTTCTTGGACAAAGagcagaagaagaaggagaagaagaaccGGATAAAAGGCGGTCTGACACCGCTGGTAGGCAAGAACTACAAGCAGTTGCTGGGGCGCGTGGAGGTTCGCAAGGCTAAGCTGGAGGAGCTGCGGGAGAAGGATGAGGGCAAGGCCAAGTTGCAGGAGGAGAAGATGAAGTGGACCAATGTGCTGTACAAGGCAGAGGGTCTGAAAATCAAGGATGATGAGGACCTGCTGAGGGCCTCGCTCAAGAGGAAAGAGAAGATGCGCTCTCAGCGGAAGAAGAAGTGGACGGAGCGCAGCGAGACGGTGGTGGAGAAGATGCAAAGGCGACAGGACAAGAGACGCAGGAACATCCAGAAGAACAACAAGGGCAAAGTGGAGAAGAAAAAGGACCGGGCCAGGAAGAGGGGCCGCGTACTGCCTGAAGACCTGAAGAAGGCTCAGgtgtag